A stretch of the Microcella sp. genome encodes the following:
- a CDS encoding cytochrome b/b6 domain-containing protein, with protein MPDARPRNRRALVVAVVVAVLVLAASILIARWWRDSTTGAAFIAEFPGSVAPPPGTPEGFPAWLSWTHFLNGFFLLFIVSSALHLRSKARPIAFVTRRNRLPRTANPPKRLGLHTWWHLVVVALWIATGLVYVALLLVTGHWARIVPTEWSVVPNAISAGVQYLSLNWPAHTSWAYYNSLQVLFYGATVFVAAPLALATGLRLSPVWPEKWMRTRGALSDAWARQTHSLVLWFYLAFTVVHVGLVLLTGARRNLNAMYLGIDDGESWLGAIVFGVSVVVMALAWVLLRPPAQVAIAERVADVRRMPAAPATEKPR; from the coding sequence GTGCCCGACGCGAGACCCCGCAACCGCCGCGCCCTCGTGGTGGCCGTTGTTGTTGCTGTGCTCGTACTCGCGGCGAGCATCCTCATCGCCCGCTGGTGGCGGGATTCGACGACCGGCGCCGCGTTCATCGCCGAGTTTCCCGGCTCGGTTGCCCCGCCGCCCGGTACACCGGAGGGTTTTCCGGCCTGGCTCAGCTGGACCCACTTTCTCAACGGGTTTTTCCTGCTCTTCATCGTGAGCTCGGCCCTGCACCTGCGATCGAAGGCACGCCCGATCGCCTTCGTGACTCGCCGCAACCGGTTGCCCCGCACGGCGAACCCCCCGAAGCGCCTGGGGCTGCACACCTGGTGGCACCTCGTCGTCGTCGCGCTCTGGATCGCGACCGGCCTCGTCTACGTGGCTCTGCTGCTCGTGACCGGGCACTGGGCGCGCATCGTGCCCACCGAGTGGTCAGTCGTGCCGAACGCGATCTCAGCCGGCGTGCAATACCTCTCGCTCAACTGGCCCGCGCACACGAGCTGGGCGTACTACAACAGCCTGCAGGTGCTGTTCTACGGCGCCACCGTGTTCGTGGCCGCGCCACTCGCGCTCGCCACGGGGCTGCGCCTCTCGCCCGTCTGGCCCGAGAAGTGGATGCGTACCCGCGGAGCGCTCTCTGACGCGTGGGCGCGGCAGACGCACTCTCTCGTGCTCTGGTTCTACCTCGCGTTCACGGTCGTGCACGTCGGCCTGGTGCTGCTCACCGGCGCGCGCCGCAACCTCAATGCGATGTATCTCGGCATCGACGACGGCGAGAGCTGGCTCGGGGCCATCGTGTTCGGGGTGTCGGTCGTCGTCATGGCCCTGGCATGGGTGCTGCTACGTCCGCCCGCGCAAGTGGCGATCGCCGAGCGCGTCGCCGACGTGCGGCGCATGCCTGCCGCGCCTGCTACCGAGAAGCCGCGCTAG